A single Triticum dicoccoides isolate Atlit2015 ecotype Zavitan chromosome 2A, WEW_v2.0, whole genome shotgun sequence DNA region contains:
- the LOC119352122 gene encoding indole-3-acetic acid-induced protein ARG7-like: protein MAKCSKIRNIVWLRQTLRRWRSRAAARTAAGGGGGAVSVPAGHVAVCVGGSSRRFVVRAAHLNHPVFRELLRQAEEEYGFPSGASGACGPIALPCDEGLFEHVLRHLSSSSSAARFLTLEDIESGAYSCCCAAAGDALPLLRGISSDKFVW, encoded by the coding sequence ATGGCGAAATGCAGCAAGATCCGCAACATCGTCTGGCTCCGGCAGACGCTGCGGCGGTGGCGGTCCCGCGCGGCGGCGCgcacggcggccggcggcggcggcggcgccgtgtCGGTGCCGGCGGGGCACGTGGCGGTGTGCGTGGGCGGCTCGTCGCGGCGGTTCGTGGTGCGCGCGGCGCACCTGAACCACCCCGTCTTCCGGGAGCTgctccggcaggcggaggaggagtACGGGTTCCCCTCCGGCGCCTCCGGCGCGTGCGGCCCCATCGCGCTCCCCTGCGACGAGGGCCTCTTCGAGCACGTGCTCCGCcacctctcttcctcctcgtccgCCGCGCGGTTCCTCACCCTCGAGGACATCGAGAGCGGCGCCTACTCGTGCTGCTGCGCGGCCGCCGGCGACGCGCTCCCGCTCCTCCGCGGCATCTCCTCCGACAAGTTCGTCTGGTGA